A genomic stretch from Natronomonas gomsonensis includes:
- a CDS encoding ABC transporter permease, whose amino-acid sequence MARSRRRVDTPFLVAGLATAALLVVMLYYPVGSVLVEAVFADGRLTLAPIRDVLTDSLYFGDLAGVFAGESPADLLRVVLAGEASFGRFGFTAYQAVLSTLLSLAIGLPGAYVLANYDFLGRRTVRSLTLVPFVLPSIMVAAGFAAMFGSNGPLNRALAAVGLPTVELMFTLEIILLAHAFYNAPLVVRVVAAAWEGVDTRMVETARSLGASPRRAFLDVVVPQLAPAVLTSTLLVFIFTFMSFPIVLALGGFQLATVEVFLYDRISRLQLEEAAALAVLEAAITLGLTYAYLHYERAQAATRGVTARSRQRLFARLDLARLAIAGYGVVIAIVFVGPIVSMLLASVLDASGGFTLQYYEFLLDRRDAVVGTQPDVAIRNSLAFAVGTLVLAVPMGVVVALATARDTLTARVVGTFAMLPFAVSGVVVGLGLLQTVVFGVEVFGLQLQVTGAVAIVAAHAVGAYPFVVRTVTPALSSMDDRLVESARALGASRTRALLDIELPLVTPAVAAGAAFAFAISIGEFNSTVVLVEGGDAYTMPVAVQRYLSDRTLGPATAMGSVLLVVTSVSFVVIERLGAYGGIE is encoded by the coding sequence ATGGCTCGCTCCCGCCGGCGCGTCGACACCCCGTTTCTCGTCGCCGGTCTCGCGACGGCCGCGCTGTTGGTCGTCATGCTGTACTACCCGGTGGGGAGCGTCCTCGTGGAGGCGGTGTTCGCCGATGGTCGCCTCACGCTCGCACCGATTCGTGACGTTCTCACCGACTCGCTGTACTTCGGGGACCTCGCCGGCGTGTTCGCTGGCGAGTCGCCAGCCGACCTTCTCCGTGTGGTGCTCGCCGGCGAGGCGAGTTTCGGTCGGTTCGGATTCACGGCGTATCAGGCCGTCCTCTCGACGCTCTTGAGTCTCGCAATCGGCCTGCCGGGGGCGTACGTACTCGCGAACTACGACTTCCTCGGCCGCCGGACGGTCCGGTCGTTGACGCTCGTTCCGTTCGTCCTGCCCTCCATCATGGTCGCCGCTGGGTTCGCGGCGATGTTCGGCAGCAACGGTCCGCTCAACCGCGCGCTCGCCGCGGTCGGCCTCCCGACGGTCGAACTCATGTTCACGCTGGAAATCATCCTGCTGGCTCACGCCTTCTACAACGCGCCGCTCGTGGTCCGGGTCGTCGCGGCGGCCTGGGAGGGCGTCGACACCCGGATGGTCGAGACGGCCCGAAGCCTCGGTGCCTCCCCACGGCGGGCGTTCCTCGACGTCGTCGTCCCGCAACTCGCCCCCGCCGTCCTCACGAGCACGCTGCTCGTGTTCATCTTCACGTTCATGTCGTTTCCCATCGTGCTGGCGTTGGGCGGGTTCCAGTTGGCGACCGTCGAGGTGTTCCTCTACGACCGCATCTCCCGGCTTCAACTGGAGGAGGCCGCGGCGTTGGCCGTCCTCGAAGCCGCCATTACGCTCGGATTGACGTACGCGTATCTCCACTACGAGCGCGCCCAAGCGGCTACTCGCGGGGTCACTGCCCGGTCCCGCCAGCGACTGTTCGCACGCCTCGACCTCGCACGCCTCGCCATCGCCGGCTACGGGGTCGTGATTGCCATCGTCTTCGTCGGTCCCATCGTCTCGATGCTGCTGGCGAGCGTCCTCGACGCAAGCGGGGGGTTCACCCTGCAGTACTACGAGTTCCTGCTCGACCGTCGGGACGCCGTCGTCGGCACCCAACCGGACGTGGCCATCCGCAACTCGCTGGCCTTCGCCGTCGGGACGCTCGTCCTCGCAGTGCCGATGGGCGTCGTCGTTGCGCTGGCGACCGCCCGTGACACGCTCACCGCCCGCGTCGTCGGGACGTTCGCGATGCTGCCGTTCGCCGTCTCGGGGGTCGTCGTCGGACTCGGATTGCTCCAGACGGTCGTCTTCGGCGTCGAGGTGTTCGGCCTCCAACTGCAGGTGACCGGCGCCGTCGCCATCGTCGCCGCCCACGCCGTCGGTGCCTACCCCTTCGTCGTTCGGACGGTCACGCCCGCGCTGTCGTCGATGGACGACAGACTGGTCGAATCGGCTCGCGCGCTCGGTGCCTCCCGGACCCGGGCGCTCCTCGACATCGAACTTCCGCTCGTCACGCCGGCCGTCGCCGCCGGCGCCGCCTTCGCCTTCGCCATCTCCATCGGCGAGTTCAACTCCACGGTCGTCCTCGTCGAGGGCGGCGACGCCTACACGATGCCCGTCGCCGTCCAGCGGTATCTCTCCGACAGGACGCTCGGCCCCGCCACCGCGATGGGATCGGTACTCTTGGTCGTCACGAGCGTCAGTTTCGTGGTCATCGAGCGTCTCGGGGCGTACGGAGGAATCGAGTGA
- a CDS encoding ABC transporter ATP-binding protein, whose translation MRVDLDGVSKRYGPTTALADVSLSVADGEFFTLVGPSGCGKTTTLRLLGGFEEPTGGSVRFDGESMAGVPPEARGVGLVFQSYALFPHMTVAENVGYGLRFAEPPGGVTTEQRIADLLELVGLEGFGDRDPTELSGGQQQRVALARALAPGPELLLLDEPMSALDARLRERLRRDVREIQQELGVTTVYVTHDQAEALAVSDRVAVLSDGRVEQVGRPQELYRRPASRFVAEFLGENNVFDARVVDTTRGNSTTAGETEGLTVRVQGCDFVLSRVENASDERLTFCVRPAAFEVDAGRNRLTGTVVDSEFLGETTRVHLDWEGTRVVVALDVPPEADELTVGFDPEDAWIL comes from the coding sequence GTGAGGGTCGACCTCGACGGTGTGAGTAAGCGCTACGGCCCGACGACGGCACTGGCGGACGTGTCGCTGTCGGTCGCCGACGGCGAGTTCTTCACGCTGGTCGGCCCCTCCGGGTGTGGGAAGACGACGACCCTGCGACTGCTTGGGGGCTTCGAGGAACCGACCGGAGGTTCGGTTCGCTTCGACGGCGAGTCGATGGCTGGCGTGCCGCCGGAGGCCCGCGGCGTCGGCCTCGTCTTCCAGAGTTACGCGCTGTTTCCACACATGACCGTCGCCGAGAACGTCGGCTACGGACTCCGATTCGCCGAGCCGCCGGGCGGCGTCACGACCGAGCAGCGAATCGCCGACCTGCTGGAGTTGGTCGGACTCGAGGGATTCGGGGACCGCGACCCGACTGAACTCTCCGGCGGCCAACAGCAGCGCGTCGCCCTTGCCCGGGCACTCGCGCCCGGCCCGGAACTCCTGTTGCTCGACGAGCCGATGAGCGCACTCGACGCCCGCCTCCGGGAGCGGCTCCGCCGTGACGTTCGCGAGATTCAACAGGAACTCGGGGTCACGACCGTCTACGTCACCCACGACCAAGCCGAGGCGCTCGCCGTCTCCGACCGCGTGGCGGTGCTCTCGGATGGCCGGGTCGAACAGGTCGGCCGGCCACAGGAACTGTACCGCCGGCCGGCCTCGCGGTTCGTCGCGGAGTTCCTCGGCGAGAACAACGTCTTCGACGCGCGGGTGGTTGACACGACCCGTGGTAACTCGACAACTGCAGGTGAAACGGAGGGGTTGACCGTTCGGGTGCAGGGGTGCGATTTCGTCCTCTCTCGGGTGGAAAACGCGTCCGACGAACGTCTGACGTTCTGTGTCCGACCCGCTGCCTTCGAGGTCGACGCCGGACGGAACCGCCTCACCGGCACCGTCGTCGACAGTGAGTTCCTTGGGGAGACGACGCGGGTCCACCTCGACTGGGAGGGGACGCGAGTCGTCGTCGCAC
- the htpX gene encoding zinc metalloprotease HtpX: MQWQTDWGLRVRMGFTMFLLFALYLVFVGVLTLYFGNLLIPAILLGAFSLAQYFFSDKLALRSMGARTVSEEEYPQLHAQVGRLSQQADLPKPDVAVADNRTPNAFATGRSPSHGVVCVTTGLLEALDDDELEGVIAHELAHIKNRDVAVMTIASFLSTIAFLIVRWGWLFGGRNRNGAPVIVAILVSLVVWVISFLLIRALSRYREYSADRGAVAITGNPSAMASALMTISGRMDRVPEEDLREQAEMNAFFIIPISKGFIGKIARTHPPTEKRIEALREMEREMES, translated from the coding sequence ATGCAGTGGCAAACCGACTGGGGGCTCCGCGTTCGGATGGGGTTCACCATGTTCCTGCTCTTCGCCCTCTATCTCGTCTTCGTCGGCGTGTTGACGCTGTACTTCGGGAATCTGCTGATTCCAGCGATTCTGCTCGGGGCGTTCTCGCTGGCGCAGTACTTCTTCAGCGACAAACTCGCGCTCCGCTCGATGGGGGCCCGAACGGTCAGCGAAGAGGAGTATCCGCAATTACACGCACAGGTCGGCCGCCTCTCCCAGCAGGCCGACCTCCCGAAACCCGACGTAGCGGTCGCCGACAACCGAACGCCGAACGCCTTCGCGACCGGCCGCTCGCCCTCCCACGGCGTCGTCTGCGTGACGACCGGGCTACTGGAGGCGCTCGACGACGACGAACTCGAGGGCGTCATCGCCCACGAACTCGCCCACATCAAGAACCGCGACGTGGCGGTGATGACCATCGCGTCGTTCCTCTCGACTATCGCCTTCCTCATCGTCCGGTGGGGGTGGCTGTTCGGCGGGCGGAACCGAAACGGGGCGCCCGTTATCGTCGCCATCCTCGTCTCGCTCGTCGTCTGGGTGATTTCGTTCCTGCTCATCCGTGCACTCAGCCGCTATCGTGAGTACTCCGCCGACCGTGGCGCGGTCGCCATCACGGGCAATCCCTCGGCGATGGCCTCGGCGTTGATGACGATTTCCGGCCGGATGGACCGCGTGCCCGAGGAGGACCTCCGCGAACAGGCCGAAATGAACGCGTTCTTCATCATTCCCATCAGCAAGGGGTTCATCGGGAAAATCGCCCGGACGCACCCGCCAACCGAAAAGCGCATCGAGGCGCTTCGGGAGATGGAACGGGAGATGGAGAGTTAG
- a CDS encoding thiamine ABC transporter substrate-binding protein → MRRRTFIAGAGTAVAATAGCVGYTGGNEGDGVVTVATYESFVDSEDSIGPWLKENFEADHDAEIEFTVPSSGINQYIRRAQEGADIDADLFVGLNVDELIRIDEELDEPLFDSLAGDLERSDRVIDDLRFDPDGRTIPYDTGYISLVYDEREVEPTTFEDLTDEANRGELITQNAQESDPGLAFLLWTIHEFGADGYLDYWQQLEDNEVRILGSWSDAYNAYTNEAADMVVSYSTDQVYNGDTPRHQVGFLNDQGYAQPEGMARFADAPDADAATDFMEFMLQPEVQGVIAERNVQFPAVDDAELDEEFASLAHVPPEPVTFGYDELAGNLDGWVDEWARQIVE, encoded by the coding sequence ATGAGACGACGCACGTTCATCGCGGGTGCGGGAACCGCCGTCGCGGCGACGGCCGGCTGTGTCGGCTACACCGGCGGAAACGAGGGCGACGGCGTCGTCACCGTCGCTACCTACGAGTCATTCGTCGACAGCGAGGACTCCATCGGCCCGTGGTTGAAGGAGAACTTCGAGGCCGACCATGACGCCGAAATCGAGTTCACCGTCCCGAGTTCCGGCATCAACCAGTACATCCGCCGGGCACAGGAGGGCGCCGACATCGACGCTGACCTCTTCGTCGGTCTCAACGTCGACGAACTCATCCGTATCGACGAGGAACTCGACGAACCGCTGTTCGACTCCCTCGCCGGCGACCTCGAACGCTCCGACCGCGTCATCGATGACCTCCGGTTCGACCCCGACGGCCGTACGATTCCCTACGACACGGGCTACATCAGCCTCGTCTACGACGAACGCGAGGTCGAACCGACGACCTTCGAGGACCTCACCGACGAGGCCAACCGCGGGGAACTCATCACACAGAACGCCCAAGAGTCCGACCCCGGTCTCGCCTTCCTCCTGTGGACCATCCACGAGTTCGGCGCTGACGGTTATCTCGATTACTGGCAGCAACTGGAGGACAACGAGGTTCGGATTCTCGGGTCCTGGAGCGACGCCTACAACGCCTACACGAACGAGGCCGCCGACATGGTCGTCTCCTACTCGACCGACCAGGTGTACAACGGCGACACGCCGAGACACCAGGTCGGCTTCCTCAACGACCAGGGGTACGCCCAACCCGAGGGGATGGCCCGGTTCGCCGACGCGCCGGACGCCGACGCCGCGACCGACTTCATGGAGTTCATGCTCCAACCGGAGGTACAGGGCGTCATCGCCGAGCGGAACGTCCAGTTCCCGGCCGTCGACGACGCCGAACTCGACGAGGAGTTCGCCAGTCTCGCCCACGTCCCCCCGGAACCGGTCACGTTCGGCTACGACGAACTCGCCGGCAACCTCGACGGCTGGGTCGACGAGTGGGCCCGCCAAATCGTCGAGTAG
- a CDS encoding AI-2E family transporter translates to MSSLRRRRYVLAGLLVAVGLLAAAILWEVVEVVFFAITVAYVLHPLRQRLVNRGISRRIASGLVTTFAFVVVVVLLSPIAWTLFRRRNTIFEVLRDLPPEIPIKAFGFMTTLDTAELVSTATTIIRGIASSLAFSSVFLLLELGMFTILLYGLLLRPNAVGRAAFEITPPQYHDVLRALNDRVSGTLYALYVIQAATAVVTFPIALVVFYLLGYSDVLLLSVLSAILQFVPIAGPGMLAVGLAGYDFVIGMPDRAVGIIILGPLLIGLVPDLLVRPRLASSHAHLPASLYFVGFTGGVLTVGVIGVIAGPLAVAVLVEVVDLLSDGGAPAETD, encoded by the coding sequence GTGTCGTCTCTCCGTCGCCGCCGATACGTTCTCGCTGGGTTGCTCGTCGCGGTCGGACTGCTAGCGGCGGCGATACTCTGGGAGGTCGTCGAGGTCGTCTTCTTCGCCATCACCGTCGCCTACGTCCTCCATCCACTCCGGCAGCGACTCGTCAATCGTGGCATCTCTCGACGAATCGCCAGCGGCCTCGTGACCACCTTCGCGTTCGTCGTCGTGGTCGTGCTTCTATCACCAATCGCGTGGACGCTGTTTCGCCGGCGCAACACGATATTCGAGGTGCTCCGGGACCTCCCGCCGGAGATTCCGATAAAGGCCTTCGGTTTCATGACGACGCTCGATACCGCCGAGTTGGTCAGTACTGCGACCACGATTATTCGAGGTATTGCCAGTTCACTCGCCTTTTCATCGGTGTTCCTCCTGCTCGAACTCGGGATGTTCACCATCCTGCTGTACGGGCTTCTTTTGCGGCCGAACGCCGTCGGGCGGGCGGCCTTCGAGATTACGCCACCGCAGTACCACGACGTTCTCCGGGCACTCAACGACCGGGTCTCCGGGACGCTGTATGCGCTGTACGTCATTCAGGCAGCGACTGCCGTTGTTACGTTCCCCATCGCCCTCGTCGTCTTCTACCTCCTCGGCTACAGCGACGTTCTCCTCCTCTCGGTGCTCTCGGCTATCCTCCAGTTCGTCCCCATCGCCGGCCCCGGAATGTTAGCGGTCGGGCTCGCCGGCTACGACTTCGTTATCGGAATGCCCGACCGCGCTGTCGGAATCATCATCCTCGGTCCCTTGCTCATCGGCCTCGTTCCCGACCTGCTCGTCCGCCCGCGGTTAGCCTCGAGTCACGCACATCTCCCCGCGAGTCTCTACTTCGTCGGCTTCACCGGTGGCGTCCTCACCGTCGGCGTCATCGGCGTCATCGCCGGCCCACTGGCCGTCGCCGTTCTCGTCGAAGTGGTCGACCTCCTGAGCGATGGTGGGGCGCCCGCGGAGACCGACTAA
- the ggt gene encoding gamma-glutamyltransferase, protein MDNPTVDGFGSRRSTMYGPNGAVATSQPLAAEAGLRTLQVGGNAFDAAVATAAALNVTEPTSTGLGGDVFMLYRSADGEVGAMRACGGAPAGATREKVREAVADEEGVALENATMPETGAHAVTVPGTARGWEATVEEFGRLTLADALEPAIEYATEGYPVTEVIASAWEHGEELFESDHAREAFLVDGERAPNPGETVRLENLGESMRAIAEAGADVVYEGYIAEAIAEEVQREGGFMTVEDLADFEVEYPDPVSTTYGDAEVYELPPNNQGLIALEALNIAEELGAREHPADSAARIHYLAEAMKLAFHDGHRYITDPDFEEIPPLESKSWAEKRAANVGAEASDVSFGIPDSNAEDADTVLLCVGDSEGNVVSYINSRFAGFGSGLVAGDTGIALQNRGASFSLSDDHPNRLEPNKKPFHTLIPGLLKRGDNDWSAFGVMGGFMQPQGHLQTLVGMLDDGKTLQGALDTPRWRYREDGRLAVEARMPTAVQNGLLRRGHDLEVLPPTMFGGAQVVRNEDGTLSAATEPRKDGNASVY, encoded by the coding sequence ATGGACAATCCAACAGTCGACGGGTTCGGCTCCCGTCGCTCGACGATGTACGGGCCGAACGGCGCCGTCGCGACGAGCCAACCGCTGGCAGCGGAAGCCGGCCTCCGGACGCTACAGGTGGGGGGCAACGCCTTCGACGCCGCCGTCGCCACGGCCGCGGCGCTGAACGTCACCGAACCCACCTCGACGGGGTTGGGCGGCGACGTGTTCATGCTGTACCGAAGTGCCGACGGCGAGGTCGGCGCGATGCGCGCCTGCGGCGGCGCCCCCGCGGGTGCGACCCGCGAGAAGGTCCGGGAAGCCGTCGCCGACGAAGAGGGAGTCGCTCTCGAGAACGCGACGATGCCCGAAACCGGCGCGCACGCCGTGACGGTCCCCGGTACCGCCCGCGGCTGGGAGGCCACCGTCGAGGAGTTCGGCCGCCTCACGCTCGCCGATGCGCTGGAACCGGCCATCGAGTACGCCACCGAGGGGTACCCCGTCACCGAGGTCATCGCCAGCGCGTGGGAACACGGGGAGGAACTGTTCGAGTCCGACCACGCACGGGAGGCATTCCTCGTCGACGGTGAGCGCGCGCCGAATCCGGGCGAGACGGTCCGGCTCGAAAACCTCGGCGAGTCGATGCGGGCCATCGCCGAAGCGGGCGCCGACGTGGTGTACGAGGGGTACATCGCCGAGGCCATCGCCGAGGAAGTCCAACGCGAGGGCGGCTTCATGACCGTCGAGGACCTCGCCGACTTCGAGGTCGAGTACCCCGACCCAGTCTCGACCACCTACGGCGACGCGGAAGTGTACGAACTGCCGCCGAACAATCAGGGCCTCATCGCCTTGGAGGCGCTCAACATCGCCGAGGAACTGGGCGCTCGGGAGCATCCGGCGGACTCGGCCGCCCGAATTCACTACCTCGCCGAAGCGATGAAGTTGGCCTTCCACGACGGCCACCGCTACATCACCGACCCCGACTTCGAGGAGATTCCGCCGCTGGAATCGAAATCGTGGGCGGAGAAACGCGCCGCGAACGTCGGCGCGGAAGCCTCCGATGTCTCCTTCGGCATCCCCGATTCCAACGCCGAGGACGCCGACACCGTGCTGCTGTGTGTCGGCGACAGCGAGGGCAACGTCGTCTCCTACATCAACTCCCGCTTCGCCGGGTTCGGGAGCGGTCTCGTCGCCGGCGACACCGGTATCGCCCTCCAGAACCGCGGGGCCTCCTTTTCGCTTTCCGACGACCATCCGAATCGGCTGGAACCGAACAAGAAGCCGTTCCACACGCTCATTCCGGGGTTGCTGAAGCGCGGCGACAACGACTGGTCGGCCTTCGGCGTCATGGGCGGGTTCATGCAACCGCAGGGGCACCTCCAGACGCTCGTCGGCATGCTTGACGACGGCAAGACGCTACAGGGGGCACTCGACACCCCGAGATGGCGCTACCGAGAGGACGGCCGTCTGGCCGTCGAGGCGCGAATGCCGACTGCGGTCCAGAACGGTCTGCTCCGCCGCGGCCACGACCTCGAAGTGCTCCCGCCAACCATGTTCGGCGGCGCACAGGTCGTCCGCAACGAGGACGGAACGCTGTCGGCGGCGACCGAACCGCGGAAGGACGGCAACGCCTCCGTGTACTGA